A DNA window from Ranitomeya imitator isolate aRanImi1 chromosome 2, aRanImi1.pri, whole genome shotgun sequence contains the following coding sequences:
- the LOC138664067 gene encoding oocyte zinc finger protein XlCOF6-like: MWCAALQEEVPTISDPLSGDLLYKRILLSDPTRMDRDRDKMAERILHLTLEILFRLTGEDYTVVKKTSSERCQDPVSEGWGRPLSPITGPPPHPLIHEDINDQKILELIYKMIELLTGEVPIRSQDVAVFFSMEEWEYLEGHRDLYKDVMMEVPQPLTSPVLSSERTTPERCPRPLLPQDIKREDPDVSQNQQGKDLPHINTTETYVRGDERCNEEIPTDNCTDDCTSRSGTHLTFSELTTHDHIITPDTCEENDNIPDLSSALHSKDPPYDAFEKFLSSDSSQTIMQNKNNRIGCEHQIAHTRKNPYPCSECGKCFTKKSNLITHERIHTGEQPFSCLECGKCFKAKSSLLKDEKTHTDEKPYSCSECGKCFTKKSNLIAHQRIHTGEKPYSCSECEKCFTKKSNLIAHERSHTGVKPFSCLECGKCFTAKSSLFDHEKRHTGEKPYSCSECGKCFIQKKCLVAHERSHTGEQPFSCLECGKCFTVKSSLFKHEKRHTGEKPYSCSECGKCFTQKTHLVAHERCHTGEKPFSCSECGKCFTEKARLVNHQREHTGEQPYSCSECKKCFTRKSYLVIHERSHRGEKPYSCSECGKCFNHKSYLVTHQRMHTGEKPFSCSECEKCFRTKSHLVRHRRIHTGEKPFSCSECEKCFRTKSHLVRHRRIHTGEKPFSCTECGKCFTHKKGLVKHQRSHTRE; this comes from the exons atgtggtgtgcggctctgcaggaggag gtccctacaatatcggatcctctcagtggagatcttctatataagagaattctcctgagtgaccctacaaggatggatagggacagggacaagatggcggagaggatattacacctcaccctagagatcctcttccggcttactggagag gattacacagtagtgaagaagacctctagtgagcgctgtcaggaccctgtgtctgagggatggggaagacccctgagcccaatcacggggcctccacctcaccccctgatacatgaggacatcaatgaccagaagatcctagaactcatctacaagatgattgagctgctgactggagag gttcctataaggagtcaggatgtcgccgtctttttctccatggaggagtgggagtatttagaaggacacagagatctgtacaaggacgtcatgatggaggttccccagcccctcacatcaccag ttctatccagtgagaggacaacaccagagagatgtccccgtcctcttcttccacaggacattAAACGAGAAGACCCCGATGTTTCTCAGAATCAACAG ggtaaagatctgccccatattaatactacagagacatatgtgaggggtgatgagcggtgtaatgaGGAGATTCCCACAGATAACTGCACAG ATGACTGCACCAGCCGATCGGGGACACATCTTACATTTTCAGAATTGACCACACATGATCATATTATCACACCGGATACATGTGAAGAAAATGACAATATCCCAGATTTATCCTCAGCTCTTCACAGTAAAGATCCACCATATGATGCTTTTGAAAAGTTTCTGTCTTCTGATTCATCACAGACTATtatgcaaaacaaaaataacagaaTTGGTTGTGAACATCAAATAGCTCACACAAGAAAGAATCCAtatccatgttcagaatgtgggaaatgttttacaaaaaaatcaaatcttattacacatgagagaattcacacaggggaacagcctttttcatgtttagaatgtggaaaatgttttaaagcTAAATCAAGTCTTCTTAAAGATGAGAAAACTCACACAgatgagaagccatattcatgttcagaatgtgggaaatgttttacaaaaaaatcaaatcttattgcacatcagagaattcacacaggggagaagccatattcttgttcagaatgtgagaaatgttttacaaaAAAATCAAATCTTATTGCACATGAGCGAagtcacacaggggtgaagccattttcatgtttagaatgtggaaagtgttttacAGCTAAATCAAGTCTATTTGATCATGAGAAAagacacacaggtgagaagccatattcatgttccgagtgtgggaaatgttttatacaaAAAAAGTGTCTTGTTgcacatgagagaagtcacacaggggaacagccattttcatgtttagaatgtggaaagtgttttacAGTTAAATCAAGTCTATTTAAACATGAGAAAagacacacaggtgagaagccatattcatgttcagaatgtgggaaatgctttacacaGAAAACACATCTTGTTGCACATGAGCgatgtcacacaggagagaagcctttttcatgttcagaatgtggaaaatgttttacagagaaagcaAGACTTGTTAATCATCAGAGAGAACATACGGGTGAGCAGCCatactcatgttcagaatgtaagaaatgttttacaaggaaatcatatcttgttatacaTGAGAGAAGTCATAGAGgcgagaagccttattcatgttcagaatgtgggaaatgttttaatcacaaatcttatcttgttacacatcagagaatgcacacaggggagaaacctttttcatgttccgaatgtgagaaatgttttagaaCAAAATCACATCTTGTCAGACAtcgaagaattcacacaggggagaaacctttttcatgttccgaatgtgagaaatgttttagaaCAAAATCACATCTTGTCAGACAtcgaagaattcacacaggggagaaaccattttcatgtacagaatgtgggaaatgttttacacacaaAAAAggacttgttaaacatcagagatctCACACAAGGGaatag